A genome region from Paradevosia shaoguanensis includes the following:
- a CDS encoding sensor histidine kinase yields MTQDTSGKSPDPIPGWKEMLSRRRALLLVVAIVLLVIALTGGATYWAMAIAFLAIAAAAAFIPSAPAIGGAEPVGVADTQRDAHIIAFADALGDPCLLLNRRGIIVHRNPASAREFPGARLGDPVAFSFRTPAVLTAIDAAMQTDVPQTVELHLTVPNEIWYKVVISPLRTNGPGSDPSLMIVTLQNLTEQKRVEAMRSDFIANASHELRTPLTSLIGFIDTLLGPASKDQAARERFLGIMRAQAQRMSKLIDDLLSLSRIEMRQHVLPRGTVDLGLLLQEVSEGLESLSQDAGVEVNVTVPEEKATVTGERDELYEVFENLLENAISYGGDGGKVDIALAPATGRPGYDYLVTVTDYGQGVEAQHVPRLTERFYRADSEAKKKKGTGLGLAIVKHIVQRHRGILTIRSQKGEGTRVEVLLPR; encoded by the coding sequence ATGACCCAGGATACATCCGGCAAATCCCCAGACCCGATCCCCGGGTGGAAGGAGATGCTTTCGCGCCGCCGCGCGCTGCTGCTGGTGGTGGCCATTGTCCTGCTGGTCATAGCGCTGACGGGCGGGGCGACCTATTGGGCCATGGCGATCGCCTTCCTTGCCATTGCCGCGGCCGCCGCCTTCATTCCTTCGGCGCCGGCAATCGGGGGCGCAGAGCCGGTGGGCGTGGCGGATACGCAGCGGGACGCGCATATCATTGCCTTTGCCGATGCGCTGGGCGACCCCTGCCTGCTGCTCAACCGGCGCGGCATCATCGTGCATCGCAACCCGGCTTCCGCACGTGAATTCCCCGGCGCGCGGCTGGGCGACCCGGTGGCATTTTCCTTCCGTACGCCGGCCGTGCTCACGGCGATCGACGCAGCGATGCAAACCGACGTGCCCCAGACGGTGGAACTGCACCTCACCGTGCCCAACGAGATCTGGTACAAGGTCGTCATTTCGCCGCTGCGCACCAACGGGCCGGGCTCGGACCCGAGCCTCATGATCGTGACGCTGCAGAACCTGACCGAGCAGAAGCGCGTGGAAGCCATGCGCTCGGATTTCATCGCCAATGCCAGCCACGAGCTGCGCACGCCCCTCACCTCGCTCATCGGGTTCATCGATACGCTGCTGGGGCCAGCCTCCAAGGACCAGGCGGCGCGCGAGCGGTTCCTGGGCATCATGCGGGCGCAGGCGCAGCGCATGTCCAAGCTCATCGACGACCTGCTCTCGCTCTCGCGCATCGAGATGCGCCAGCACGTGCTGCCGCGCGGGACCGTGGACCTGGGGCTGCTGCTCCAGGAGGTGAGCGAGGGACTGGAAAGCCTGTCGCAGGATGCGGGGGTGGAGGTGAACGTCACGGTGCCGGAGGAAAAGGCAACGGTGACGGGAGAGCGCGACGAGCTCTACGAGGTGTTCGAGAACCTCCTCGAAAACGCCATCAGCTATGGCGGCGACGGCGGCAAGGTGGATATCGCGCTCGCGCCGGCGACGGGGCGACCCGGCTATGACTATCTCGTGACAGTGACCGACTACGGCCAGGGCGTGGAGGCCCAGCACGTGCCGCGCCTGACAGAGCGGTTTTACCGTGCGGATTCAGAGGCCAAGAAGAAAAAGGGCACCGGGCTCGGCCTGGCGATCGTCAAGCACATCGTGCAGCGGCATCGCGGAATCCTCACCATCAGGAGCCAGAAGGGCGAGGGTACGCGCGTAGAAGTTCTGCTGCCGCGATAG
- a CDS encoding substrate-binding domain-containing protein has protein sequence MKTALYAGVALVALSAFGATSAFARDQIQVAGSSTVLPYAKIVAETFGETYPDFKTPVVESGGSGAGIKQFCEGVGEDKIDIANASRAMKKEELETCKTNGVADVEEVQIGYDGIVFASDINGPDFAIQPVDIYKALAAKVVVDGKLVDNPFTKWNEVNPAFPAWDIAAYIPGEKHGTREVFEEKLMTGGCDKAALTAAGVADADVAKTCIAIRKDGKAVDIDGDYTETLARIDSNKTGIGVFGLAFYENNADKLKVATVGGVTPSVETIASGEYPVSRPLFFYVKKAHLGVIPGLKEYVEFFLSDEMIGPDSPLAQYGLVAAPDAERQAQRDKFAAGTTM, from the coding sequence ATGAAGACCGCTCTTTATGCCGGCGTTGCTCTCGTGGCCCTGTCGGCCTTCGGCGCCACTTCCGCTTTCGCGCGTGACCAGATCCAGGTTGCCGGCTCGTCGACCGTTCTGCCCTATGCCAAGATCGTTGCCGAGACCTTCGGCGAGACCTATCCGGACTTCAAGACCCCGGTCGTGGAATCGGGTGGTTCGGGCGCCGGCATCAAGCAGTTCTGCGAAGGCGTGGGCGAAGACAAGATCGACATCGCGAACGCTTCGCGCGCGATGAAGAAGGAAGAGCTCGAGACCTGCAAGACCAACGGCGTCGCCGACGTCGAGGAAGTCCAGATCGGTTACGACGGCATCGTGTTCGCCTCGGACATCAACGGCCCGGATTTCGCGATCCAGCCCGTCGACATCTACAAGGCCCTGGCTGCCAAGGTCGTGGTTGACGGCAAGCTCGTCGACAATCCCTTCACCAAGTGGAACGAAGTGAACCCGGCTTTCCCGGCATGGGATATCGCCGCCTACATCCCGGGCGAAAAGCACGGCACCCGTGAAGTCTTCGAAGAGAAGCTGATGACCGGTGGCTGCGACAAGGCTGCCCTGACCGCCGCCGGCGTTGCCGACGCCGATGTCGCCAAGACCTGCATCGCCATCCGCAAGGACGGCAAGGCGGTCGATATCGATGGCGACTACACCGAGACCCTGGCCCGCATCGACTCCAACAAGACCGGCATCGGTGTCTTCGGCCTCGCCTTCTACGAAAACAACGCCGACAAGCTCAAGGTTGCTACCGTCGGTGGCGTGACCCCGTCGGTCGAGACCATCGCTTCGGGTGAGTACCCGGTTTCCCGCCCGCTGTTCTTCTACGTCAAGAAGGCTCACCTGGGCGTCATCCCGGGCCTGAAGGAATATGTCGAGTTCTTCCTGTCGGACGAAATGATCGGGCCGGATAGCCCGCTCGCCCAGTACGGCCTGGTCGCTGCCCCGGACGCAGAGCGTCAGGCCCAGCGCGACAAGTTCGCCGCCGGCACCACCATGTAA
- the pstC gene encoding phosphate ABC transporter permease subunit PstC, translating to MSATLVLAIIVAIGVVAFVIGRQRAVAQRDGAAKSHSLPSYHGWWAFLLATVPAILFLLVWALGSNLYADNLIGSQLPANISTGERSLALGMIDRTAQALGALEIHNVDALPKTYAELIPQASQVGVLLASQGQDYMLPIALSVNETALFLGRLGGGIAIILALAGAAIGLSMVQPRARARNNVERIMLWALFGASGIAIATTIGIVLSMLSETMTFFSEVNPMNFFFGTVWDPRFAAAGSGGSEGQFGLIPLLAGTLYIALVSMLVAVPVGLMSAIYMGEYASPQVRSIVKPVLELLAGIPTIVYGIFAAVTLGPFLRDLSAALAGGTGFIQAQSVFTAGFVMGVMLIPLVSSLSDDVITAVPRAMRDGSLGLGATRSETIKRVILPAALPGIVGALLLTASRAIGETMIVVLAAGVAARLTINPFEAMTTITVKIVNQLTGDLEFNSPQTLVAFALGLTLFVITLGMNVFALWIVRRYREQYE from the coding sequence ATGTCGGCAACCCTGGTTCTTGCCATCATCGTCGCGATCGGCGTGGTCGCATTCGTGATCGGACGCCAACGGGCCGTGGCCCAGCGCGATGGAGCGGCCAAGTCGCATTCGCTTCCCAGCTATCACGGATGGTGGGCTTTCCTCCTGGCCACCGTTCCGGCCATCCTTTTCCTCCTGGTCTGGGCCCTCGGCTCGAACCTTTATGCCGACAACCTCATCGGCTCGCAGCTCCCGGCCAATATCAGCACCGGTGAGCGCAGCCTTGCCCTGGGCATGATCGATCGCACGGCACAGGCGCTCGGCGCCCTCGAAATCCATAATGTCGATGCGCTGCCCAAGACCTATGCCGAGCTCATCCCCCAAGCCTCCCAGGTAGGCGTACTTCTCGCCAGCCAGGGCCAGGACTACATGCTGCCGATCGCGCTGAGCGTGAACGAGACGGCCCTGTTCCTAGGGCGCCTCGGTGGCGGCATCGCCATCATCCTCGCGCTGGCCGGCGCCGCAATCGGGCTCTCCATGGTCCAGCCGCGCGCCCGGGCCCGCAACAATGTGGAGCGTATCATGCTCTGGGCGCTCTTCGGGGCCTCGGGCATCGCCATCGCCACCACGATTGGCATCGTGCTCTCGATGCTTTCGGAAACCATGACCTTCTTCTCGGAGGTCAATCCGATGAACTTCTTCTTCGGCACCGTCTGGGACCCGCGCTTCGCCGCGGCCGGTTCGGGCGGCAGCGAAGGTCAGTTCGGCCTCATCCCGCTGCTGGCCGGTACGCTCTATATCGCGCTCGTCTCGATGCTGGTCGCCGTGCCGGTTGGCCTGATGTCGGCCATCTACATGGGCGAATACGCCTCCCCGCAGGTGCGCTCGATCGTCAAGCCCGTGCTCGAACTCCTCGCCGGCATCCCGACCATCGTCTACGGCATCTTTGCCGCCGTGACGCTGGGGCCGTTCCTGCGTGACCTTTCGGCGGCCCTCGCCGGCGGCACCGGCTTCATCCAGGCGCAGAGCGTCTTCACCGCCGGTTTCGTGATGGGCGTGATGCTCATCCCGCTGGTGTCCTCGCTCTCGGACGACGTCATCACCGCCGTGCCCCGCGCCATGCGCGACGGCTCGCTGGGCCTGGGCGCCACGCGGTCGGAAACCATCAAGCGCGTGATCCTGCCGGCAGCGCTGCCAGGCATCGTGGGCGCGCTGCTGCTCACCGCCTCGCGCGCCATCGGCGAGACCATGATCGTGGTGCTGGCCGCCGGCGTGGCCGCGCGCCTCACCATCAACCCCTTCGAGGCGATGACCACCATCACGGTCAAAATCGTCAACCAGCTCACGGGCGACCTCGAGTTCAACTCGCCCCAGACGCTGGTGGCCTTCGCCCTCGGCCTCACCCTCTTCGTCATCACGCTGGGCATGAACGTCTTTGCCCTCTGGATCGTCCGCCGCTATCGGGAGCAGTACGAATGA